CACCTGCCAGTTCTATATCAACCTCAAGCACAACGCGACCTTGGATGGCGGGTACTGCGCTTTCGGCGAGGTCATCGAAGGCATGGACGTCGTGGACAAGATTGGTGCCGTTCCGACAGAGAACCGCGGCGGCGCGTTCACGGCCATCCCTATCGAGCAGGTGGTGATCCGGTCAATCCGGAGAAAATAGGCAAAATGGCCGCATGGTCCGATATTGTTTTCCGGCCCATAAAGAAGCCGGAAAGAAAGCGCCCGAAGCGTTTTTCAACATTTCCTGCGCCCTGGTTGATGACTTCGGGGTGACCGTCGTGATATGATCGGCAAAGTGCGATTCGCCGGCACTTTGTGGACAACAGCACGATGCGTCGCGAGTGGCAATATTCGGTTTCAGCACTTGCTGCCCTGGTCTTCGCAGCGTTGGTCGGCTGCAGCGGCGGCGTTCTGCCCAGTGGACCGGCCGGCACCGGCGCGCAGGAAGTGTTCAATCTGTTGCGCCTTGACGGGGACGTGGCGGATACAAGCGGCAGTCTGGCCGCTGAGGAACCCTGTCTTGAGCTCGGTGCTCCAGACACCGCCGTTCAGAAACGTCTGTTTGCTGAACTGAACAACTATCGCGTCAACCATGGGTTGTCGCCGCTGGTTTACAGCAAGCGTCTGGAGGCTGCGGCTCAGGCTCATCTGTCGGATATGTACGAACGCGGTTACTTCGCCCATATCACGCCCGAGGGACTTGAACCGGGTGACCGGGCGATGGAACTTGGCTTCTGCCACAGGTATGTGGGTGAGAATCTGGCGGCCGGGCAACGGACCGTGCAGGCAGTCATGCGAGCTTGGGACAACAGCCCGTCGCACCAACTGAACATGCTGGAACCCGACTACGTGTATGTGGGGCTGGGGCACTTCGTGGATCCGATCACGGGGCGCCAATACTGGGCCCAGGAATTCGCATACCACGTCGTCGAGTAACGAATCGCGAGATCGAGACGAGGAGGAGACGGCCGGGTTATTCCCGGCCGTTCTCATGCGCCCGGTCACCGTTCACACCGACTCGATCGCTT
The genomic region above belongs to Phycisphaerae bacterium and contains:
- a CDS encoding CAP domain-containing protein, which encodes MRREWQYSVSALAALVFAALVGCSGGVLPSGPAGTGAQEVFNLLRLDGDVADTSGSLAAEEPCLELGAPDTAVQKRLFAELNNYRVNHGLSPLVYSKRLEAAAQAHLSDMYERGYFAHITPEGLEPGDRAMELGFCHRYVGENLAAGQRTVQAVMRAWDNSPSHQLNMLEPDYVYVGLGHFVDPITGRQYWAQEFAYHVVE